A stretch of DNA from candidate division WOR-3 bacterium:
AATTAATTCTTTTAAATAGAAAAAAATATCATAAGCACTTACTTTCATTTAAATAATCTCTGAAATTTTTTTGACAATTTCAAAAGCTCCTTTAACTTTTGGTACATTCCCGAAGTCAAATACCTTCTTGTCTTCTGTTATAATTTTAAGGTCAATAAAATCCGAGGAAATGGTTTGAATTGTATTTAAAATTATTAAATCAAGATTCTTTTCTTTCAGTTTATTGTAAGCAACTTCAATATCAGGCTTTTCTTCAAGTGCAAAACCGATAAATTTTGTTTTATTTTTTAACTTTGAAATTTCCTTTAAAACATCTACATTTTTCTCAAGTTCCAAATTCAATTTTTCTATATTTTTCTTTATTTTACCCTTAAATTTTACTTTGGGTTTAAAATCAGATAAGGCAGCACACATTATAAGAGCATCATAACTTTCATTTATAAGTTCTTCTTCCAGTATCTTTAAAAAATCACCGGTACTTTTAACTCTTATAACATCTGATGGAACTTCAAAATCTGTTTTACCTGCTATAACTTTTAATCTGGATCCTGTCATTTTTAAAACTTTATAAAGGGAAAAACCCATTTTACCAGAAGATTTATTTGTAATAACTCTTACATCGTCTATTTCTTCTTCTGTTCTTCCAAAGGTTAATAAAATTTTTTTACCTTTTAGTTTATTTTTGATTTCAATAACTTTTTCGATTTCTTCTAACAATTCCTCTGGTTCTTTGAGTCTCCCTTTTCCTACGGTTAAATCTGACATTTCGCCTTCAATGGGTTCAATAACATAAACCCCCATATTTAAAAGATTTAAGAGATGTTTTTGAAGAATTTCATTTTCATAAAGGGTTGGATGCATACAGGGTGCAACTATTTTAGGAACAATTGCAGAATGAAATAAAAGGGATAAAAGATCATCGGCAAGACCAAGGGAAGCTTTTGATATGAAATTAAAAGAAGCAGGAATAACAGCGATTAAATCACATTCCCTTGACAATTTTATATGTAAGGGAATTTTATTCTCTTCAAGTTCAAACATATCATAATAAACTTTTTCGTTTAAAAGAGATGTAAGGGATAGAGGAGTAACAAAATTAAGTGCACTTTTTGTTAAAACTGGGATTACCCTGTGTCCTTTTTTTAATAAAAGTCGTCCAAGTTCTATTGATTTAAAAGCTGCAATACTTCCGGTTATACCTAATATTATTTTCAAATTGCTCCCTTTCTTATCTCAATCTCACCCTTTTCATATTGTTTTAGAGCATCAATAATTGATTTTTTCCCAGGTGAATCTATACCTGTTCCAAAAAGTTCTTTTAGTATTTTTCTTGTTTCCTTCATAATAATAACAAGACCTTTAAACTTGTTTGGTTCTCTTTTTAAAATATCTTCTATTGCATAATCTCTTAAATTTTCCTTTTGCATTTTTTAAAAGTAAATTATGGGCCGTCCGGGATTCGAACCCGGGACCCCTGGATTAAAAATCCAGTGCTCTGCCTGCTGAGCTAACGGCCCGAGTTTTTTATTATAATATTTATT
This window harbors:
- the coaBC gene encoding bifunctional phosphopantothenoylcysteine decarboxylase/phosphopantothenate--cysteine ligase CoaBC, which produces MKIILGITGSIAAFKSIELGRLLLKKGHRVIPVLTKSALNFVTPLSLTSLLNEKVYYDMFELEENKIPLHIKLSRECDLIAVIPASFNFISKASLGLADDLLSLLFHSAIVPKIVAPCMHPTLYENEILQKHLLNLLNMGVYVIEPIEGEMSDLTVGKGRLKEPEELLEEIEKVIEIKNKLKGKKILLTFGRTEEEIDDVRVITNKSSGKMGFSLYKVLKMTGSRLKVIAGKTDFEVPSDVIRVKSTGDFLKILEEELINESYDALIMCAALSDFKPKVKFKGKIKKNIEKLNLELEKNVDVLKEISKLKNKTKFIGFALEEKPDIEVAYNKLKEKNLDLIILNTIQTISSDFIDLKIITEDKKVFDFGNVPKVKGAFEIVKKISEII